The following DNA comes from Oreochromis niloticus isolate F11D_XX unplaced genomic scaffold, O_niloticus_UMD_NMBU tig00006924_pilon, whole genome shotgun sequence.
aactatggtaaaaacaaacaccgctcacgcttcacagatgacagcttacagttttgtgtaaagatgaagttactttgtacagcgccgatttgcagacgctgtgcacacaggttcatgagcagaagtcccattgtaccacggcagacccgacaatgtttgcatgaacacactttgaagcattacattatagaccacttttcacacatgcattcactttttgttttttgttattttacacagtgttctgaattatgaacaatggtctacagccaatcctgtgtattattatacaaactttggttgtgagattcagataactatttaataaaagctaaatattttatatgagagtaagaaagaaaagtatatctttgtgtccacctttctctgttaatgccctagctcccccccccctaaaagctttgctagatccgcccctgcacagttaccagctgtcagctacacaaaaaaggagcttggtctttgtctctcagaaacaactcataacttcccttcaactcattcatgtcacctaaagtgtaaacctgtttctccatcaccagttcagctctgatgattcagtaaggacatctcctgatttcatcttcatgctccagcaaacatcagctgatactagaaattaaaatcaaaagaattctaacaacagctgatcaagcttaaacgtgctgctgttgtttagcgcgataaataagagcgaacagccgatcattgatcagtttcatgattgacgtttcaacacgcgagagaatgacaggggaggcttcgtaacgacagaataaatcataatgttttctctgaatgtgggacgattccgtttgtacggcacggcaactctatgaactaaccctaatgaataaaataaagtccaacgtcagtaacttagtacgcacacagctgtatataaactcccgtggcattacgattgtaaaaggtcaacgaaaataaattacacctaaactcggtttatatctgacccaaatagagagcgaccgggtgctgacacgagtttcacccgcctcaatataagccaagcctgggtgcttttcacgaagggttgctagcggcgcgagctaactatgctagcggcgctagctagctagccggctatcagcaacacataagagaactgctgctaaataaactacacctaaactcggtttatatctgacccaaatagagagcgaccgggtgctgacacgagtttcacccgcctcaatataagccaagcctgggtgctttttcacgaagggttgctagcggcgcgagctaactatgctagcggcgctagctagctagccggctatcagcaacacataagagaactgctgctaaataaactacacctaaactcggtttatatctgacccaaatagagtgcagttcataacttcttacctgaaattcagttcacctcacgctcctgccttcgctttccctgatccatgattgaccaccgcgttagcaatcgcctgcccggcctcatatgtctcgttggcggcatgtcctttctgtcacacaccggtgggtagctgccctctgttgtagctccaccaccaaacaactcagttattttttccacatccagctgtaactgcgattctatgcgagcatttgcgagagaccagggaggtgaaacgacagagagagtcccctcgctatccatttgcagccaagcgcggcagctagctaggtagccagctaggtagccggctagctgtcaggcaggaccgacgtagtcagagcactgtcgctaaatatgggatgtcttgataaaacaagcagatatttgaagtttacacacctacattctcgcctgaaaatatcttaaaagcttattttgtgacctagaaacacgaataaaagacatataaaacgaagtggtggccgccattgttcactctgtagaggcgtgctatgaattgtgggatattgagttttccaccaagcattaccgtaacttttgaatgatttgcgcaaccttaaaaattccaagggctcctgaaagcagcgacgctgtgcgcaccgttgaaattgtcatcattacggtaatccaaataagggtacacaggctgtaccactcccggcataccactagagagagccaagacaccacaaatgaagtctgtttatttggcgccaaaagatgaattggcctaaatttgcactaaaatattaatatttaaaaaactataaaagttataaacaccaaaagtcataacataatagtccagctccagccgcacaaaatgatctaacatatgtaaccctaatgtcaaaactgtttggcagaggagcgcgggaaaattttcactaaaatattaatatttaaaaaactataaaattcataaacaccaaaagtcatagcacaccattccagatccggccgcacaaaatgaggtaacatatatgaagcttgtctcaaaactgcgaggcgagattcgctgcaaaatttcaggcggaaactggagaataataataataataataataataataataaatccgacgaatagtaatatgtgtgcctctttccataggcacacataataataataataataataaatccgaggaatagtaatatgtgtgcctcttggcataggcacacataataaatccgacgaatagtaatatgtgtgcctcttgtcataggcacacataataactagaaagcgaaaatttcagaagaaattttatgtgtgcctatgctacTGCCAATGAGTGTAGTTTGCCTTTAATGTGGTTCAATTAGTGCCGGTTGCCATTTATAACACCAGAGGGAGCAAGATGCAACATGAGCAtagtttgctttttataccacaAGAAGGAGGGAAATGGAATACAGCTGATTTTCAACTTAAAGCAAAGTAAGCTGTATTGTGATCTCTGTTATATGCGGCATACAGAGATGAGAGAAAGATGCTCCAGTTACATGATTACAAAATAAGTTAATagatataaaagaaaataaattatgcTTCAGTGTCAGGTGTTCAAGAGAAGTTAcaatttagattttacagttttgagtcGTTTAAAGTGGTAGAAAAAAAGATGTCCATTAAGCGGTATTCAATTTGTATTTCAAAGGTATTTTAATGTCAAAGGGGAAAATACCACATGCAAATTATGAAATTTCCcgttgtgggactaataaatgtATCATGTTATTCAAACAATATTTTGTACAGATACCATTTACAATAATGTATGACATTTAAACATGATATTTAGATTGTGGTAAATAGCAaagcaatataaaataaaaaaggaaaaggaaaccaTTCAAGGAACTTTATATTATGAACTGAAGAGTAAGGCAAAAGTataaatgaaaagcatacaagcattAATGTATATAgataaacccaacaatcatatgaccccctatgagcaagcactttggcgacagtgggaaggaaaaactcccttttgacaggaagaaacctccggcagaaccaggctcagggaggggcggccatctgccgcgaccggttggggtgagatgtaaacaaatccaaaactgtccacagagctacagggggcacactgggatcgcaacagcagccatagagggaaacagattaggatgttcttcccagtactgaagtgggtcggcttttcttatgtgtgcgtttttctctgagaggtaggtctccactttagtttctgttgatgaggcactcacggatacttctggataagggtcatttggaagcaagtggttggctgactttgcgaaaacagctagaaacagataaaaggaaaacacaatttaaaacaataaaacaagagacatcacaaagcgcagctcttcagttagcaaactggcaagtaatgaagttctaaaaaataattgggaaaacaaatctaactttagaactaaatgacccaaaactaaattaaaaatgaagtaaaaaaaaaagaaattggcttaatactggtgtcttctGATGAGGTAAGTCGCCATGCGAGGTAAAAACCacacgtggctgtaatttggtggcctgtatacagttccaatccaagcatgtagttggtttaaatgggtttaatactggtgtcttttgatcacttgactgtatatataaacctgttgaacaaaaggtgcattttaatttcactatacctgcccatccttgtagccggtctctactagcgtggcacagtttcaagatcagtgtagggcttctctactgccttcactggacagaacacatctgaggagttatgaatgaatggatgacttaatgaatggatgagattatagtttgtttcaaagaatataaagtaagaaacaaaaaaatacaaatgacctGTTATGGCAGGGATCCCATCAGGTGCAGTCTTTCTGTTCACGTTTCTGGTCAGCTCTTCAATGGATGAGAGCACATCAGCAGTCTTATCTATCAGTTcccactggtgagctgtccttgttggtggtagagtgtgttcagaaaaactcccttttaacaggaagaaacctccggcagaaccaggcttagagaggtgcagccatctgccgtgagcggttgggtgagatgtaaacaaatccaaaactgtccacagagctacagggggcacactgggatcgcaacagcagccatagagggaaacagattaggatgttcttcccagtactgaagtgggtcggcttttcttatgtgtgcgtttttctctgagaggtaggtctccactttagtttctgttgatgaggcactcacggatacttctggataagggtcatttggaagcaagtggttggctgactttgcgaaaacagctagaaacagataaaaggaaaacacaatttaaaacaataaaacaagagacatcacaaagcgcagctcttcagttagcgaaatggcaagtaatgaagttctaaaaaataattggaaaaacaaatctaactttAGAACTAAATGACCCAAAACTATACTAAAAAGgtagtaaaaaaagaaatttgcttaatactggtgtctttggATGGGGTAAGTTGCTATTTAAGGTAAGAACCacacgtggctgtaatttggtggcctgtatacagttccaatccaagcatgtagttggtttaaatgggtttaatactggtgtcttttgatCACTTGACTGTATATATAACCTGTTGAacaaaaggtgcattttaatttcactatacctgcccatccttgtagccggtctctactagcgtggcacagtttcaagatcagtgtagggcttctctactgccttcactggacagaacacatctgaggagttatgaatgaatggatgacttaatgaatggatgagattatagtttgtttcaaagaatataaagtaagaaacaaaaaaatacaaatgacctGTTATGGCAGGGATCCCATCAGGTGCAGTCTTTCTGTTCACGTTTCTGGTCAGCTCTTCAATGGATGAGAGCACATCAGCAGTCTTATCTATCAGTTcccactggtgagctgtccttgttggtggtagagtgtgttcagaaaaactcccttttaacaggaagaaacctccggcagaaccaggcttagagaggtgcagccatctgccgtgagcggttgggtgagatgtaaacaaatccaaaactgtccacagagctacagggggcacactgggatcgcaacagcagccatagagggaaacagattaggatgttcttcccagtactgaagtgggtcggcttttcttatgtgtgcgtttttctctgagaggtaggtctccactttagtttctgttgatgaggcactcacggatacttctggataagggtcatttggaagcaagtggttggctgactttgcgaaaacagctagaaacagataaaaggaaaacacaatttaaaacaataaaacaagcgacatcacaaagcgcagctcttcagttagcgaaatggcaagtaatgaagttctaaaaaataattggaaaaacaaatctaactttAGAACTAAATGACCCAAAACTATACTAAAAAGgtagtaaaaaaagaaatttgcttaatactggtgtctttggATGGGGTAAGTTGCTATTTAAGGTAAGAACCacacgtggctgtaatttggtggcctgtatacagttccaatccaagcatgtagttggtttaaatgggtttaatactggtgtcttttgatcacttgactgtatatataaacctgttgaaccaaaaggtgcattttaatttcactatacctgcccatccttgtagccggtctctactagcgtggcacagtttcaagatcagtgtagggcttctctactgccttcactggacagaacacatctgaggagttatgaatgaatggatgacttaattaatggatgagattatagtttgtttcaaacaatatcaaatgttacaatataaagtacgaaacaaaaatacaattacctgttatggcagggatcccatcaggtgcagttgcagtctctcTGTTCACGTTTCTGGTCAGCTCTTCAATGGATGAGAGCAGTCTTATGTATCAGCTcccactggtgagctgtccTTGTTGGTGGTAGAGTGTGCTCAGTTGCAAAGACACTAAGATCACTTGGCAAGTCCATATCCCTCACAaccttgcagtcattttgtGTTAGTGAATTACACAATAAATGGGGTTGTGATAACTGTGATATGTattcagaacacctgattggagGCAGGCGTATGGCTGTGATATGTAAAGGTGATCAATCAATGTGTGTTTTTCGGTAGTTGCAGCAGTAATAAGTTGTGCATATCCTCTTGACTGAAACAGTTCTtggatgggtttttttcctctgctcatAAGGTCCTCATTGAAGTCTCCACAAACAATAATTGGTTGGCAATTCATCATTTCCAATGAGTCCAAAAGACATTGCATTTGTGGTAAAAACCtcacgtggctgtaatttggtggcctgtatacagttGCTATCAAAGCTGTGACTGGCGATTCAACCTTGATAACAACAAATTCAAGGTCAGTCACATTTTGCAGGTATTTTCGAGACTCTGCTGTAAGAACTGTTTTGTAGTACATTGCAACTCCACCGCCATTTACCTTTGCCATGTCTGTATGGTTTGTGTAAGAGACGTGTCTGTTGCGTGTGGCCATGTTGTACTGTTCGAGCTGGAAGCGGGGAGAAACTGATGATCCAGACAAGTGAGTTTCTGTTATGCATAAAACATCAGCAAGGCTGAGTTCATGGTGGCATCTCATGTCCTCCATGTGAGTTGGGAGACCTTGTGCATTGTGATGGATAATTGTCATCGTGGGGACTGTGGGAACAACTGATTTTAAGAATTGCAACAGTGGTCTTGCATTCTCAAATGATGCATGTCTCATATTTTTGAGTGCATCTGTGATGGCAGGATCAGCATAGATTTTCCTTTCATCAAAGTCTGTGATGTAGAGTCCTTTAAGTGAGGTTGTGCGGCTGAGTGCAACATAGGCCATTCCAGGTTCAAAAACACGCTTCAAACATACTACTGCTGACTCCATTGTCATGCCTTGTACTTTGTGAGCTGTACATGCAAAGGCCAACTTCATTGGAAATTGCCTGCGAAGAACTCCTTTTTTACTTGTAGATTCTTCACATTTCTCAATATATACCAGGTTGTCTGAGGATCCTTGTATTTTTCTGCGAAATTTTTGCCCAGAATTTTGATTGTCCAGCGTAAGTCCAatgagattcacagtttttggtcCATCCTGTGTGGTTGTCACAACGTTCGTGATTGTTCCAAATGTCCCATTAACAagcccatcttcaacatccaaaTTTCTAATAATCATAACACGCACTCCAGGTGCAGCTTGTATGTTATCAGGTAAATCTCTTTTGTTGCCTTTCATCATATCTGCCAGCAGGACCATCTCACCCGTTCGTGGGTCTTTTCTGTAGTCTTCGGCCTGAATATTTATGATATCAGAATGAAGAGCAGTTACAGTTGCTGAATTGTGTTTGTCCACCTCTTTGTTTGTAGCataaatgtgtaatacattagaTGGACAGTCTTTTATGTCATGGATAGCCTGTGTGAGCAAGGCTTTATCATTGGCTTCAAGAGAATCTGTTTTTTGCTTTACTCTTATCCTGTTcagaacttcagcaaaagaatgatCATCTTTCTGTCGCATGATTTCTGTCAGGTTGACCATGTGGAAATAGTCTTTCCAGAGATCAAGGACATTGTCCTCGTACACACAGAGTGGTTTGGCTTTTCCAAggggtggcagctggtaaaagtCTCCTACTGCAAGGATAGACATCCCACCAAAAGGCTTCTTGTTTCCTTTGATCTGCTGAAGTCTCCAGTGGATGTAGGCAAAAGGTCTTTAGAAACCATAGATATCTCATCAATGACCAGAATCTCTGCATttgaaagtgaagctctcaCTTCATCCAGTGCATTCCCCAGTCCCTGATACGGCggttttaaagattttggcAGCTTTAGCAGAGAGTGCAGTGTTTTCCCAGATATGTTAAAAGCTGCAGTGCCAGTAAATGCAGCCAGCAGGACTGCAGGGTAGGACATGTCTGCTTGGTCACGGAATCTGGGGAGTTGGTGCAAAATCTTTGTTGCCTCCTCATATATGCACTTGATAACATGTGATTTTCCACAGCCAGCTCCtccagagacaaaataaaagaactgcTCAGGACAGTGACCCCACACAAGTTTGAAACACCACTCACGCACTGCGTAGAATATGGATGCTTGGGTTCATTCAGACTTTGGtacatttttctgacaaagtctgGGCTCAGCTTTGGTGCTATGATTGCTGGCATGGCTCCACTGCTGCTACCACTGACTTGGtagtctggaacaatgtccattTCATTTTCGTCAGTGTCATGTCTGGATTGTCGTTGGGCCACACACTCTAAACGATCTACTTCAACCTCAGGTGCAAAGGTGTTCCATGCATTGATAAGTGGGCCTTGTTGTTCAATCTGTTCCAATGCCCTTTCCATTGTTTTGCCATGGCTTTCATAACGCTTTTTGTTAAAGGTAACAATTGGCCGTACTGCAAAACCAtgttttcgtccacttttgtagaACTGTTCGGATGTGGGgagttctgtgtttttaaggtcatcATTTGATcgatgtggaaaataaagttttagtaGTCTGCTATAATACTTCTCtggttgtttcttttctgagaAGCGAGGATATCTGATTATTGCAGGTTTCCCTCTTGTTCTCTTTGAATATAACCCATGTTATTCAAAGAGGGATGGCATTTTTTGACTCTGTTTGACGGCTGTAGAGAATCCTGTACTCTGAAGCAAATTCAGCCAAACACATTCTTTCAAACTCAGGCGTTCTGGGtctgtttgcatatttttctgGCAATCCAGACATCCACACATTTTCATCATCTGGTGCCATGCTCTGCAACCTGCTCATCGGGAGACTCATTTTCAGGGCATCATCATCAGTCTGTATGAACACCACACTGCGTGAACACTTTTTAGTGGCAGGCTGCATGTCCTTGCCACGGATTCTTGGGCACTGACTTCTCTGTGTTTAGCATATGCCTGCATTatctgtttcatttcatctctttcattgacattggactttttgacctcctggatgactcCATTAAGAAATTGTGTCATCTCAAATTCGGGTTTAGAGACATAAGACATCATGTACATCAGGCAGCTGTAGTCATCAATGACATATTGGATGTCCATGTTGGCATTCCAGGCTCTCAGCAGATCTGCATTGTATGCATTCACCCAGCAGTCATTAGGTTCACGCTTTAAGAGGATGACATGGCCATTGCTTAAATTGAAGACACAATCCAAGTATTGTTCATAAGTTAATCTGCATttgtgaagcagctcagacaagTCCTCAAACGAGGAATTTGGGTCACAGAGCAAATCTCTCAATGGctggagtttttctttggcctctttctgttttttgcgAGCGCCATTcgtctgtttttttgctttgtttttcatttgtgcctTTCTCCTTACTTGTGCTATGCTGCTTATCATTgtgatcatcgtcatcatctggGCTTGGGAAAGTGATCATTGTTTGGTCTACCGGTAGTTTGGGGAACCCAAACCTACATGACACATTACCTTTTTTGCAGGATCTGGAGTGATTTCTGCTGTGGACTTGAACCTCAGACACAATTTTGTGAAGTTCAGGATCGGCATTTTGGTCAGGCATCTTACATGTTATGTACTTGTCAACAAATTTGTACACGTGGTCTTCAAGGTCGCTTCCAAATTTaggtgcatctttgacccaaacCAGTAATGGATATGAGGGCTACCTCTGGCCTGAAactccactcgataaaagtaatCTTCTACTTCACCGATGGGCTGTGCTGGGGACAGGATCAGTGTTGTCATTAGTGCATCGACTCTTTTTCAAACAATCGCATCACAGTCACAGGGTTGCTTCggagaatttcacactttgtgtTCCAGTCAAGTTGTGAAAAATCACTTGTTCACCTTGTTGAGTTTTTATGACCTCAACAACCTCAGGCCAtctcatttcagcagctgaaaatgtcaggaaaaaagTCGGCTTTCCTAACTGTCTGACCATAGCATGCAGATCTTTCAGTGCCTTCTCCCAATAGGCTGGAGTACCTCTCAGAGGTTTCATGAAGCGTGTTGCATCTTTGTTATTTATCAGTCTCTCCACTTCGtctttattttgaagcattcTGTTACAAATTCTACGTCCATCCTTGGTGATTGCCTTACCTTTGCGCAATTGGATGGACATGCTGTTTGTagccatgtgtgtttctgttacaaactgtgcaaagaataGGTAGCTTTGGTCAGTTGCAAACCGTGTATCTGCAGAGAACAGCCGTGTATTAAAATACATGCTTGGGGACAGTTTGACTTGTCTGGCTTCATCTAATGTGTTCTGTCCAGTTGGGAACTGCACAGGAAAGGCCATGGCTTCAAGTTTAGGAACAGAGAAGAAGCCAACAGGTCTATTTCCTTGGGCGGGTGCAATGCTAAATATTCCTTCACCATATGATAAAATGTCCTGTGCTATATCTGGTGGTTGCATACAGGTGTCTAGAACAAGACCAGGCGaagttcttccttttctttctccgtATCTTGTAAGGGCTCTCCATTTGACTGTTCAGGCTCCAATAGTTCGTTTACATCATGACATGGCTCAAGTATTCCAGCTGTTGTATCCTCAGTGGTTCTTCTTTCTGGTACAATTTGGTTGTCGAAGTTTCTGGGCAGTGCATCTTGAATATCTGCATCAGCAGTGTCATGTTCCGTCTCGATTATCTGATTATTTGTGGGATCAGCAAAAGTAGCGTCATCATCAATAGATACATCTTTGTATTCTGAATGCATCTCTTTTAGCTTTGATAATCCTGCTAACACATTCTTCATGTTCACAGTGTAGAAGTGTTGGTATCCTTTGAATCTGATGTGTCTTTTCAGTTGTACCTGCAGGAGCTGGGCTTCATTGCTAGGTCTGGGAAGACAGTTTACTGTGGTTTCCACATCCGACGGTACACAACAACAGCCCCATGTACGGCTCTTTGCTGTCCTTTTGGTAATGCAATGATTTTGGCAAACGGGAGAATTTTAGCAATCAGTTGTCGTTCTAGTACATTTAATTGACTCAGTTCAATTGGAATGGGTGCTAGTGCTAAATTGTTTGCCACTGCGATGGAAGGGATCTTTCCTCGTTGTAGGTGGCTGTCACAGTTGTAGCAAATCCACTCCTCATTCTGTGTTTTGGGAAAGTACAATTAGCTGAGCATTCCCCATCACAAACATGGACAATTTTCCTGTCAAGCAAGTGTCAACAATGTGACTATTTTTAACATACTTtgatcttttgcagtgtttaacTTGATTAGGAAACAGAGTTCTGTGGCACACTGTACAGACATGGGTGGGTCCTAACTTAATTGTTTCACGGAAAGCTAATGTGGCTGCTTGCATCACACTATTCACTACAAGCTGGGGCTGTGCTTCAGACTGTGGACCTGCTGGAATTGTGTTACTAGTCGtctgtatttcttctttattctctGCGCACACAACTTTTTATAATGGCGAAAGATGCAGTGGTAGCCATTTTGTGTCTCTGGTactctgcacagcgctgtataTGGTGCAGTCTGAATTGTGAGTCATTATGATACCTGcatgaattgattttttttgtttgtgcctgTAGTTTGGATCCGATGCATattttgttcttatgtattttttctgtctgctttgaagtcagcatccgtgttgt
Coding sequences within:
- the LOC102078113 gene encoding uncharacterized protein LOC102078113; translated protein: MSILAVGDFYQLPPLGKAKPLCVYEDNVLDLWKDYFHMVNLTEIMRQKDDHSFAEVLNRIRVKQKTDSLEANDKALLTQAIHDIKDCPSNVLHIYATNKEVDKHNSATVTALHSDIINIQAEDYRKDPRTGEMVLLADMMKGNKRDLPDNIQAAPGVRVMIIRNLDVEDGLVNGTFGTITNVVTTTQDGPKTVNLIGLTLDNQNSGQKFRRKIQGSSDNLVYIEKCEESTSKKGVLRRQFPMKLAFACTAHKVQGMTMESAVVCLKRVFEPGMAYVALSRTTSLKGLYITDFDERKIYADPAITDALKNMRHASFENARPLLQFLKSVVPTVPTMTIIHHNAQGLPTHMEDMRCHHELSLADVLCITETHLSGSSVSPRFQLEQYNMATRNRHVSYTNHTDMAKVNGGGVAMYYKTVLTAESRKYLQNVTDLEFVVIKVESPVTALIATVYRPPNYSHVRFLPQMQCLLDSLEMMNCQPIIVCGDFNEDLMSRGKKPIQELFQSRGYAQLITAATTEKHTLIDHLYISQPYACLQSGVLNTYHSYHNPIYCVIH